A portion of the Krasilnikovia cinnamomea genome contains these proteins:
- a CDS encoding lactonase family protein — MAGRTMTGNTAVAGETATRPEPHGATRHAVFVQLNDPTGNSVLAYQRSGDGSLLEAGRYPTGGNGGAALQAPVDALASQGSLVYDQHHRMLYAVNAGSDTLTVFDVDGARLTRRQIIDSGGAFPVSIAAHGNLLYALNAGDDGTVQGFRITPDGLAPLPGSRRSLRLGNTNPPVFISAPAQIGISPDARHLVVTTKNHNAIDVFLLDSDGCPQGEPVVTATANPVPFSFAFTDQGIAVTEVVTSSVTHYQLHRDGTLTPLSSVADGQAALCWIQPLGGRLYGANAGSGTITAFDLSRDGGVALSGHDGGVVAQPGGAPIDMAASGDYLYVQNPVSGRLDGYHAARDGTLRQVATVTGLPVFADGNGMEGIAAS, encoded by the coding sequence ATGGCAGGCCGTACGATGACCGGCAATACCGCCGTCGCGGGCGAGACCGCCACTCGTCCCGAGCCTCACGGTGCCACCCGGCACGCCGTGTTCGTCCAGCTCAACGACCCCACGGGAAACAGCGTGCTGGCGTACCAACGCTCGGGTGACGGCAGCCTGCTGGAGGCGGGCCGGTATCCGACCGGCGGCAACGGCGGCGCCGCCCTCCAGGCGCCCGTCGACGCGCTGGCGTCCCAGGGATCCCTCGTCTACGACCAGCACCACCGCATGCTGTACGCGGTCAACGCGGGCAGCGACACCCTGACCGTGTTCGACGTCGACGGCGCCCGGCTCACCCGCCGGCAGATCATCGACTCCGGCGGCGCGTTCCCGGTGAGTATCGCCGCGCACGGCAACCTCCTGTACGCCCTCAACGCCGGCGACGACGGGACGGTGCAGGGTTTCCGGATCACTCCCGACGGGTTGGCACCGCTGCCCGGCTCGCGCCGGTCCCTGCGCCTGGGCAATACCAACCCACCGGTGTTCATCAGCGCCCCGGCACAGATCGGCATCAGCCCGGACGCGCGGCATCTGGTGGTCACCACCAAGAACCACAACGCGATCGACGTGTTCCTGCTCGACTCCGACGGGTGCCCGCAGGGAGAGCCGGTCGTCACCGCCACCGCGAATCCCGTACCGTTCTCGTTCGCCTTCACCGATCAGGGCATCGCAGTGACCGAGGTCGTCACCTCCTCGGTGACGCACTACCAGCTCCACCGCGACGGCACCCTGACCCCGCTCAGTTCGGTGGCCGACGGTCAAGCCGCCCTGTGCTGGATTCAACCACTGGGCGGCAGGCTCTACGGCGCGAACGCGGGCAGCGGCACCATCACCGCGTTCGACCTCTCCCGCGACGGCGGTGTCGCCCTGTCCGGCCACGACGGCGGTGTCGTGGCCCAGCCGGGTGGAGCCCCCATCGACATGGCAGCCAGCGGTGACTACCTCTACGTCCAGAACCCCGTCTCCGGCCGTCTCGACGGATACCACGCCGCAAGGGACGGCACGCTGCGCCAGGTCGCCACCGTCACCGGCCTACCCGTCTTCGCCGACGGCAACGGTATGGAAGGCATCGCGGCCAGCTGA
- a CDS encoding SRPBCC family protein, translated as MTVDVISEIVIHAEPDRVAAYAADPDNAPRWYANIESVRWQTPAPAAVGSRVEFVAHFLGRRLAYTYEFVEFVPGERLVMRTAQGPFPMETTYTWRAHDAGTLMTLRNRGTPSGFARVASPALAAAMRRANAKDLAALRHIIEAASAP; from the coding sequence GTGACCGTCGACGTGATCTCCGAGATCGTGATCCACGCCGAGCCGGACCGGGTGGCCGCGTACGCGGCCGATCCGGACAACGCGCCACGGTGGTACGCCAACATCGAGTCCGTGCGGTGGCAGACACCCGCGCCGGCCGCGGTCGGTTCGCGGGTGGAGTTCGTCGCGCACTTCCTGGGCCGGCGGCTGGCCTACACGTACGAGTTCGTCGAGTTCGTACCGGGGGAGCGGTTGGTGATGCGCACGGCGCAGGGCCCTTTCCCGATGGAGACGACCTACACATGGCGCGCCCACGACGCCGGCACGCTGATGACGTTACGCAACCGTGGGACGCCCTCCGGGTTCGCGCGGGTCGCATCTCCCGCGCTGGCCGCGGCGATGCGGCGGGCCAACGCCAAGGACCTGGCCGCGTTGCGGCACATCATCGAGGCGGCGTCGGCGCCGTGA